A DNA window from Streptomyces sp. 71268 contains the following coding sequences:
- a CDS encoding polyribonucleotide nucleotidyltransferase encodes MENETHYAEAVIDNGSFGTRTIRFETGRLARQAAGSAVAYLDDDTMVLSATTASKNPKDQLDFFPLTVDVEERMYAAGKIPGSFFRREGRPSEDAILTCRLIDRPLRPSFKKGLRNEIQIVETIMALNPDHLYDVVAINAASCSTQLAGLPFSGPIGGTRVALINGQWVAFPTHTELENAVFDMVVAGRVLDDGDVAIMMVEAEATEKTIQLVKDGADAPTEEVVAAGLEAAKPFIKALCQAQAELAAKAAKPTGEFPVFLDYQDDVLEALTAAVRTELAQALTIAGKQERESELDRVKALAAEKLLPEFEGREKEISAAYRSLTKTLVRERVIKEKKRIDGRGVTDIRTLAAEVEAIPRVHGSALFERGETQILGVTTLNMLRMEQQLDTLSPVTRKRYMHNYNFPPYSTGETGRVGSPKRREIGHGALAERALMPVLPTREEFPYAIRQVSEALGSNGSTSMGSVCASTMSLLNAGVPLKAPVAGIAMGLISQEIDGKTHYVTLTDILGAEDAFGDMDFKVAGTKTFVTALQLDTKLDGIPASVLAAALKQARDARLHILDVMNEAIDVPDEMSPNAPRIITVKIPVDKIGEVIGPKGKMINQIQEDTGADITIEDDGTIYIGAADGPAAEAARATINGIANPTMPEVGERYLGTVVKTTTFGAFVSLLPGKDGLLHISQIRKLAGGKRVENVEDVLAVGAKVQVEIAEIDQRGKLSLIPVIEGEDGDDQKDEAAQ; translated from the coding sequence GTGGAGAACGAGACCCACTACGCCGAGGCCGTCATCGACAACGGCAGCTTCGGCACCCGCACCATCCGCTTCGAGACGGGCCGTCTGGCCCGCCAGGCCGCCGGCTCCGCCGTGGCCTACCTGGACGACGACACCATGGTGCTGTCGGCCACCACCGCCTCGAAGAACCCGAAGGACCAGCTCGACTTCTTCCCGCTGACGGTGGACGTCGAGGAGCGGATGTACGCAGCCGGCAAGATCCCCGGCTCCTTCTTCCGTCGTGAGGGCCGCCCCTCCGAGGACGCGATCCTCACCTGCCGCCTGATCGACCGCCCGCTGCGCCCCTCCTTCAAGAAGGGCCTGCGCAACGAGATCCAGATCGTCGAGACGATCATGGCGCTCAACCCCGACCACCTGTACGACGTGGTCGCCATCAACGCCGCCTCCTGCTCCACGCAGCTCGCTGGCCTGCCCTTCTCCGGCCCGATCGGCGGCACCCGGGTCGCGCTGATCAACGGCCAGTGGGTCGCCTTCCCGACCCACACGGAGCTGGAGAACGCCGTCTTCGACATGGTCGTCGCCGGTCGCGTCCTGGACGACGGCGACGTCGCGATCATGATGGTCGAGGCCGAGGCCACCGAGAAGACCATCCAGCTCGTCAAGGACGGCGCCGACGCTCCCACCGAGGAGGTCGTGGCCGCCGGCCTCGAGGCCGCCAAGCCGTTCATCAAGGCGCTCTGCCAGGCCCAGGCCGAGCTGGCCGCCAAGGCCGCGAAGCCGACCGGCGAGTTCCCGGTCTTCCTCGACTACCAGGACGACGTCCTGGAGGCGCTGACCGCGGCCGTGCGCACCGAGCTGGCCCAGGCGCTGACCATCGCCGGCAAGCAGGAGCGCGAGAGCGAGCTGGACCGCGTCAAGGCGCTCGCCGCCGAGAAGCTGCTGCCGGAGTTCGAGGGCCGCGAGAAGGAGATCTCCGCCGCGTACCGTTCGCTGACCAAGACCCTGGTCCGTGAGCGCGTCATCAAGGAGAAGAAGCGCATCGACGGCCGCGGCGTCACGGACATCCGTACGCTCGCCGCCGAGGTCGAGGCGATCCCGCGGGTGCACGGCTCGGCCCTGTTCGAGCGCGGCGAGACCCAGATCCTGGGCGTCACCACGCTGAACATGCTCCGCATGGAGCAGCAGCTCGACACGTTGTCGCCGGTGACGCGCAAGCGCTACATGCACAACTACAACTTCCCGCCGTACTCCACCGGTGAGACCGGCCGCGTGGGCTCGCCCAAGCGCCGCGAGATCGGCCACGGCGCGCTCGCCGAGCGCGCCCTGATGCCGGTGCTGCCGACGCGCGAGGAGTTCCCGTACGCGATCCGTCAGGTCTCCGAGGCGCTGGGCTCCAACGGCTCGACCTCGATGGGCTCGGTCTGCGCGTCCACGATGTCGCTGCTGAACGCCGGTGTGCCGCTCAAGGCCCCGGTCGCCGGCATCGCCATGGGCCTGATCTCGCAGGAGATCGACGGCAAGACGCACTACGTCACCCTCACCGACATCCTCGGTGCGGAGGACGCGTTCGGTGACATGGACTTCAAGGTCGCGGGCACCAAGACCTTCGTCACCGCGCTGCAGCTCGACACCAAGCTCGACGGCATCCCCGCCTCCGTGCTGGCCGCCGCGCTCAAGCAGGCCCGGGACGCCCGGCTGCACATCCTCGACGTGATGAACGAGGCCATCGACGTTCCGGACGAGATGTCCCCGAACGCGCCGCGGATCATCACCGTCAAGATCCCGGTGGACAAGATCGGTGAGGTCATCGGCCCCAAGGGCAAGATGATCAACCAGATCCAGGAGGACACCGGCGCCGACATCACGATCGAGGACGACGGCACCATCTACATCGGTGCCGCCGACGGCCCGGCCGCCGAGGCCGCGCGCGCCACGATCAACGGCATCGCCAACCCGACCATGCCGGAGGTCGGCGAGCGCTACCTGGGCACGGTCGTCAAGACCACGACCTTCGGCGCGTTCGTCTCCCTGCTCCCGGGCAAGGACGGCCTGCTGCACATCTCGCAGATCCGCAAGCTCGCCGGTGGCAAGCGCGTGGAGAACGTCGAGGACGTGCTCGCGGTGGGCGCCAAGGTGCAGGTCGAGATCGCCGAGATCGACCAGCGCGGCAAGCTCTCCCTGATCCCCGTGATCGAGGGCGAGGACGGCGACGACCAGAAGGACGAAGCCGCCCAGTGA
- the rpsO gene encoding 30S ribosomal protein S15, with protein sequence MSLDAATKKQIMAEFATKEGDTGSPEVQVAMLSRRISDLTEHLKTHKHDHHSRRGLLLLVGQRRRLLQYLAKKDIARFRVLVERLGIRRGAAGAK encoded by the coding sequence GTGTCGCTCGACGCCGCAACGAAGAAGCAGATCATGGCCGAGTTCGCCACCAAGGAGGGTGACACCGGCTCCCCCGAGGTCCAGGTGGCCATGCTCTCGCGTCGCATCTCGGACCTGACCGAGCACCTCAAGACGCACAAGCACGACCACCACTCCCGCCGTGGTCTGCTGCTCCTGGTCGGTCAGCGCCGCCGCCTGCTGCAGTACCTGGCGAAGAAGGACATCGCGCGCTTCCGCGTGCTCGTCGAGCGCCTCGGCATCCGCCGTGGTGCGGCGGGCGCCAAGTAA
- the thyX gene encoding FAD-dependent thymidylate synthase, giving the protein MTDTAAESTTASFRSDMTVELVKHSAADSDVLWAARVSTAGEQSLDELTKDPERSKGLINFLMRDRHGSPFEHNSMTFFISAPILVFREFMRHRVGWSYNEESGRYRELQPVFYIPNESRKLVQEGRPGKYRFVEGTRAQQELTGKVMEDAYVHAYEAYQEMLDAGVAREVARSVLPVGLYSSMYATCNARSLMHFLGLRTQHEQAAVPSFPQREIEMVGELMEAEWARLMPLTHAAFNANGRVAP; this is encoded by the coding sequence GTGACCGACACCGCCGCCGAGAGCACCACGGCGAGCTTCCGCAGTGACATGACCGTCGAGCTGGTCAAGCACAGCGCCGCCGACTCCGATGTGCTGTGGGCCGCCCGCGTCTCCACGGCGGGCGAGCAGTCCCTGGACGAGCTGACCAAGGACCCCGAGCGCTCCAAGGGCCTGATCAACTTCCTGATGCGGGACCGGCACGGCAGCCCCTTCGAGCACAACTCGATGACCTTCTTCATCAGCGCCCCGATCCTCGTCTTCCGTGAGTTCATGCGGCACCGCGTCGGCTGGTCCTACAACGAGGAGTCCGGCCGCTACCGCGAGCTGCAGCCCGTCTTCTACATCCCGAACGAGTCGCGCAAGCTCGTACAGGAGGGCCGCCCGGGCAAGTACCGGTTCGTCGAGGGCACCCGGGCGCAGCAGGAGCTGACGGGCAAGGTCATGGAGGACGCGTACGTCCACGCGTACGAGGCGTACCAGGAGATGCTGGACGCCGGCGTCGCCCGCGAGGTGGCCCGCTCCGTACTGCCGGTCGGCCTCTACTCCTCGATGTACGCGACGTGCAACGCCCGCTCCCTGATGCACTTCCTCGGCCTGCGCACGCAGCACGAGCAGGCGGCCGTGCCCTCGTTCCCGCAGCGGGAGATCGAGATGGTGGGCGAGCTGATGGAGGCGGAGTGGGCCCGGCTGATGCCGCTCACCCACGCGGCGTTCAACGCCAACGGACGCGTCGCCCCGTAA
- the dapB gene encoding 4-hydroxy-tetrahydrodipicolinate reductase — protein sequence MSKLRVAVIGAGGRIGSEAVRAVQAADDLELVATLGRGDRLESLTEAGAQVAVELTHPDAVMDNLEFCVRNGIHGVVGTTGWTDERLGQLRTWLEAAPGTGTLIAPNFSIGAVLTMRFAQQAARFFESVEVIELHHPNKADAPSGTATRTAQLIAAARREAGSAPQPDATSTALEGARGADVDGVRVHSVRLRGLLAHQEVLLGGAGETLTLRHDSLHHSSFMPGILLGVRRVVTVPGLTFGLEHFLDLD from the coding sequence ATGAGCAAGCTGCGCGTAGCCGTGATCGGAGCGGGGGGCCGCATCGGCTCCGAGGCCGTACGAGCGGTGCAGGCGGCCGACGACCTGGAGCTGGTCGCGACCCTGGGCCGCGGCGACCGCCTGGAGTCGCTGACCGAGGCCGGCGCCCAGGTCGCGGTCGAGCTGACCCACCCGGACGCCGTCATGGACAACCTGGAGTTCTGCGTACGCAACGGTATCCACGGCGTCGTCGGCACCACCGGCTGGACCGACGAGCGGCTGGGCCAGCTCCGCACGTGGCTGGAGGCGGCGCCCGGCACCGGGACGCTCATCGCGCCGAACTTCTCCATCGGCGCCGTGCTCACCATGCGCTTCGCCCAGCAGGCGGCCCGCTTCTTCGAGTCCGTCGAGGTCATCGAGCTGCACCACCCGAACAAGGCCGACGCCCCGTCCGGCACCGCCACCCGCACCGCGCAGCTCATCGCGGCCGCGCGCCGGGAGGCGGGCAGCGCGCCGCAGCCCGACGCGACGAGCACCGCGCTGGAGGGCGCGCGCGGCGCCGACGTGGACGGCGTACGGGTGCACTCCGTACGGTTGCGTGGGCTGCTCGCCCACCAGGAGGTCCTGTTGGGCGGCGCCGGGGAGACCCTCACGCTGCGGCACGACTCCCTGCACCACAGCTCGTTCATGCCGGGCATTCTGCTCGGTGTGCGGCGCGTGGTGACGGTGCCGGGCCTGACCTTCGGGCTGGAACACTTCCTGGATCTGGACTGA
- a CDS encoding pitrilysin family protein: MPLSPSGGSHRATARPSIEGRAVARTRSTTKTLLQGENGIGTVRRTTLPGGLRVVTETLPSVRSATFGIWAHVGSRDETPALGGATHYLEHLLFKGTERRSALDISAAIDAVGGEMNAFTAKEYTCYYARVLDSDLPLAIDVVCDMLTSSLIEPGDVDAERGVILEEIAMTEDDPGDCVHDLFAQTMFGDTPLGRPVLGTVDTVNALTADRIRRFYRKHYDPTHLVVAAAGNVDHARVVRQVRAAFDRAGALEREDVTPVAPRGGSRAIRTAGRVDLIGRKTEQAHIVLGMPGIARTDDRRWALGVLNTALGGGMSSRLFQEVREKRGLAYSVYSYTSGFADCGLFGVYAGCRPSQVHDVLRICRDELDQVADKGLSDEELRRAIGQLSGSTVLGLEDTGALMNRIGKSELCWGDQMSVDDMLARIAAVTADDVREIARTVLGQRPSLSVIGPLKDRQASRLDEAVA; the protein is encoded by the coding sequence ATGCCGCTTTCCCCTTCGGGCGGATCGCACCGCGCGACGGCCCGCCCCTCCATCGAGGGGCGGGCCGTCGCCCGTACCCGGTCCACCACCAAGACGCTTCTCCAGGGCGAGAACGGCATCGGTACGGTGCGCCGCACCACCCTCCCCGGGGGGTTGCGCGTGGTCACCGAGACCCTGCCGTCCGTCAGGTCGGCCACCTTCGGGATCTGGGCCCACGTCGGCTCCCGGGACGAGACGCCGGCGCTCGGCGGTGCCACCCACTACCTGGAGCACCTGCTCTTCAAGGGCACCGAGCGGCGCAGCGCGCTGGACATCTCGGCCGCGATCGACGCGGTCGGCGGTGAGATGAACGCGTTCACGGCCAAGGAGTACACCTGCTACTACGCGCGGGTGCTCGACTCGGACCTGCCGCTGGCCATAGACGTCGTGTGCGACATGCTGACCAGCTCGCTGATCGAACCGGGGGACGTGGACGCCGAGCGCGGCGTCATCCTCGAAGAGATCGCCATGACCGAGGACGACCCGGGCGACTGCGTGCACGATCTGTTCGCGCAGACGATGTTCGGCGACACCCCGCTGGGCCGCCCCGTCCTCGGCACCGTGGACACCGTCAACGCGCTGACGGCCGACCGCATCCGGCGGTTCTACCGCAAGCACTACGACCCCACCCACCTCGTCGTCGCCGCCGCGGGCAACGTGGACCACGCCCGCGTCGTACGGCAGGTCCGGGCGGCCTTCGACCGGGCCGGGGCGCTGGAGCGGGAGGACGTGACGCCGGTGGCGCCGCGCGGCGGCAGCCGGGCGATCCGCACCGCCGGCCGCGTGGACCTGATCGGCCGCAAGACCGAGCAGGCGCACATCGTGCTCGGCATGCCCGGCATCGCCCGCACCGACGACCGCCGCTGGGCGCTCGGCGTGCTGAACACGGCGCTCGGCGGCGGCATGAGTTCGCGCCTGTTCCAGGAGGTACGGGAGAAGCGCGGCCTGGCGTACAGCGTGTACTCCTACACCTCCGGCTTCGCCGACTGCGGGCTGTTCGGGGTGTACGCGGGCTGCCGCCCGAGCCAGGTGCACGACGTGCTGCGGATCTGCCGCGACGAACTCGACCAGGTCGCCGACAAGGGCCTGAGCGACGAGGAGCTGCGGCGGGCCATCGGCCAGCTCTCCGGCTCCACGGTGCTGGGCCTGGAGGACACCGGCGCGCTGATGAACCGCATCGGCAAGAGCGAGCTGTGCTGGGGCGACCAGATGTCGGTCGACGACATGCTGGCGCGGATCGCGGCCGTCACCGCGGACGACGTGCGCGAGATCGCCCGCACGGTGTTGGGGCAGCGCCCCTCGCTGTCGGTGATCGGCCCGCTGAAGGACAGGCAGGCCAGTCGCCTGGACGAGGCGGTCGCCTGA
- a CDS encoding tetratricopeptide repeat protein: MRAKITYFTLAAVLIVYFVLVGSRGVLLIQQGTLLTIAFGVGVLVLPLIGAWFLWQSTKFARNAGRLARTLEAEGALPVDELVRTPSGRIDRDSADAVFERRRAEAEAAPDDWRAWFRLAIAYHDARDTPRARKAMQRAINLYDGEPVRG; this comes from the coding sequence GTGCGCGCAAAGATCACCTACTTCACCCTCGCCGCCGTCCTGATCGTCTACTTCGTGCTCGTCGGCAGCCGCGGCGTGCTGCTGATCCAGCAGGGCACGTTGCTGACCATCGCGTTCGGGGTAGGTGTGCTCGTGCTGCCGCTCATCGGCGCCTGGTTCCTGTGGCAGAGCACGAAGTTCGCCCGCAACGCCGGCCGGCTGGCCAGGACGCTCGAGGCGGAGGGGGCGCTGCCGGTCGACGAGCTGGTGCGCACGCCCAGCGGTCGGATCGACCGGGACTCGGCGGACGCGGTCTTCGAGCGGCGTCGCGCGGAGGCGGAGGCGGCCCCGGACGACTGGCGCGCGTGGTTCCGGCTGGCGATCGCCTACCACGACGCCCGGGACACCCCGAGGGCCCGCAAGGCGATGCAGCGCGCCATCAACCTGTACGACGGCGAGCCGGTACGGGGCTGA
- the dapA gene encoding 4-hydroxy-tetrahydrodipicolinate synthase, translating into MAPTSTSQTPFGRVLTAMVSPFTADGALDLDGAQRLAAHLVDAGNDGLIINGTTGESPTTSDAEKADLVRAVVEAVGDRAHIVAGASTNDTRHSIELARAAAAAGAHGLLAVTPYYSKPPQEGLLRHFTAIADATELPVMLYDIPGRSGVPISTETIVRLAEHPRIVANKDAKGDLGRASWAIARSRLAWYSGDDMLNLPLLSVGAVGFVSVVGHLVSPELRALLDAHLTGDVAKAAEIHQKLLPVFTGMFRTQGVITTKAALALQGLPAGPLRLPLVELSADETEQLKRDLAAGGVQL; encoded by the coding sequence ATGGCTCCGACTTCCACATCGCAGACCCCCTTCGGGCGCGTGCTGACCGCCATGGTCTCGCCGTTCACGGCTGACGGCGCGCTCGATCTCGACGGCGCCCAGCGACTTGCCGCCCACCTCGTGGACGCGGGCAACGACGGGTTGATCATCAACGGCACCACCGGCGAGTCGCCGACCACCAGCGATGCGGAGAAAGCCGACCTCGTACGGGCCGTCGTCGAGGCGGTCGGCGACCGCGCCCACATCGTGGCCGGAGCCAGCACCAACGACACCCGGCACAGCATCGAACTGGCCCGCGCCGCCGCGGCGGCCGGTGCGCACGGCCTGCTCGCCGTCACGCCGTACTACAGCAAGCCCCCGCAGGAGGGCCTGCTCCGGCACTTCACGGCCATCGCCGACGCCACCGAACTGCCCGTGATGCTCTACGACATCCCCGGCCGCAGCGGCGTCCCGATCAGCACCGAGACCATCGTGCGGCTCGCCGAGCACCCGCGCATCGTCGCCAACAAGGACGCCAAGGGCGACCTCGGGCGGGCGAGCTGGGCCATCGCCCGCTCGCGGCTGGCCTGGTACTCCGGCGACGACATGCTGAACCTCCCGCTGTTGTCGGTCGGCGCCGTCGGCTTCGTCTCCGTCGTCGGGCACCTGGTCAGCCCCGAGCTGCGCGCCCTCCTCGACGCGCACCTGACCGGCGACGTGGCCAAGGCGGCCGAGATCCACCAGAAGCTGCTCCCGGTCTTCACCGGCATGTTCCGCACCCAGGGCGTCATCACGACCAAAGCCGCGCTCGCCCTCCAGGGCCTGCCCGCAGGCCCGCTCCGGCTGCCCCTCGTCGAGCTGTCCGCGGACGAGACCGAGCAGCTCAAGCGAGATCTTGCCGCCGGCGGGGTACAGCTCTAA